A window of the Nibribacter ruber genome harbors these coding sequences:
- the sigZ gene encoding RNA polymerase sigma factor SigZ has protein sequence MAPSSPNCTNNSSCSPSPTTAAHDPCTEAAMVFLSYEKALLGFIKNRVANTADAEDLSQQVLLKVHRHCETLPNVKNVRAWLYEISRHVVTDFYRKEKHTSPLLEETDVVDITEENPFHSLEACILPLLNLIPKKYAEPLRLSDLEGIPQQEIANQLGLSLSGAKSRIQRGREKLKAVFLECCHLELDRKGRLVSAEIRPDCSALQNC, from the coding sequence ATGGCTCCATCATCTCCAAATTGCACCAATAACTCTTCTTGCAGCCCATCACCCACCACGGCTGCTCATGATCCTTGTACAGAGGCGGCCATGGTGTTTCTTTCCTATGAGAAGGCGCTGCTGGGATTTATAAAGAACAGAGTAGCCAATACAGCAGACGCCGAAGACCTTTCACAGCAAGTACTCCTGAAGGTACACCGCCATTGCGAAACCCTGCCCAACGTAAAGAACGTTCGGGCTTGGCTCTATGAGATTAGCCGTCATGTGGTAACTGATTTTTACCGCAAAGAGAAACACACAAGTCCATTACTAGAGGAAACAGACGTGGTGGACATAACAGAAGAAAACCCGTTTCACAGCTTGGAAGCGTGCATTCTTCCGCTCTTAAACCTAATACCTAAAAAGTACGCAGAGCCTTTGCGATTGTCTGATTTAGAAGGAATCCCGCAACAAGAAATTGCCAACCAACTGGGTCTTTCTCTATCAGGCGCCAAGTCAAGAATACAACGAGGGCGCGAGAAATTGAAAGCGGTCTTCTTGGAATGTTGTCATCTGGAACTTGACCGAAAGGGCCGATTGGTAAGCGCTGAGATTAGGCCAGATTGTTCTGCCTTGCAAAACTGCTAG
- a CDS encoding sugar 3,4-ketoisomerase — MNTQDKTDKRRQPYLLVFPEIGAQEVGFISVAENTGFLPFEVKRVFWTYHTPESILRGRHAHYTTEQIIVAVHGRILVTTEQADGEVQVFVLDTPGQGVYVPPNVWHTMQYSGNAVQLVLASTVFDEADYIRDVEKFKQVWK, encoded by the coding sequence ATGAACACCCAAGACAAAACAGATAAGAGAAGGCAGCCCTACCTGTTAGTGTTTCCAGAAATAGGAGCGCAAGAAGTGGGCTTTATTTCTGTTGCGGAGAATACGGGTTTTCTGCCCTTTGAGGTGAAAAGAGTATTCTGGACGTATCATACGCCAGAAAGTATACTGCGTGGGAGGCATGCGCACTATACCACAGAGCAGATTATTGTGGCGGTGCATGGCCGTATTCTGGTCACTACCGAGCAGGCAGATGGAGAAGTACAGGTTTTTGTGCTGGATACTCCTGGTCAAGGCGTGTATGTGCCGCCTAACGTCTGGCATACCATGCAATATTCTGGCAATGCCGTGCAATTAGTTCTGGCCTCAACCGTCTTTGACGAGGCCGATTACATACGAGATGTAGAAAAATTTAAGCAAGTATGGAAGTAG
- a CDS encoding glycosyltransferase family 2 protein produces MPLLSVIVPCYFNEANIPVTVPRLLENEKLFTQEVDFEYVFVDDGSKDNTLQQLLLAREKYGSKIKVVQLAKNVGSYTAIMAGMEYATGNCLVIISADLQDPPELMVKMYDYWQAGIKLVLGSREDRKDPFAKRLFANIFHKIMQKVAFQHLPPGGFDYVFFDKRIKEEVLKIKDHNSNVLYLMAWLGFDYVTIPYTRGRREIGTSKWTFSKNVKLFLDSILSFSYFPVRVISGVGIALGLIAFCYALFLIIAKLSGAYMVEGWSSLMVVLLFVSAFQMIALGVIGEYVWRGLDATRKRPLYIVEKAFL; encoded by the coding sequence ATGCCACTACTTTCTGTTATTGTCCCGTGCTACTTCAATGAAGCCAATATTCCTGTCACGGTGCCCAGATTGTTGGAGAACGAGAAGCTTTTCACGCAGGAGGTTGATTTTGAGTATGTTTTTGTGGACGATGGCTCTAAAGATAACACCCTGCAGCAACTGCTGCTAGCCAGGGAAAAATACGGCTCTAAAATTAAGGTTGTACAACTGGCTAAAAACGTGGGCTCTTATACCGCCATTATGGCCGGCATGGAATACGCCACTGGTAATTGCCTAGTCATTATCTCCGCTGACCTGCAAGACCCCCCCGAGCTCATGGTGAAGATGTATGACTATTGGCAAGCCGGAATCAAGCTGGTTTTAGGGAGTAGAGAAGATAGAAAAGACCCTTTTGCTAAGCGGCTGTTCGCCAACATCTTCCATAAAATCATGCAGAAAGTTGCCTTTCAGCACCTACCGCCTGGTGGTTTTGATTATGTTTTCTTTGACAAGAGAATAAAGGAGGAGGTTCTGAAAATAAAAGACCACAACAGCAATGTATTGTACTTGATGGCATGGCTTGGGTTTGATTACGTCACCATCCCGTATACCCGCGGAAGACGGGAGATAGGAACTTCAAAATGGACATTTAGTAAGAATGTGAAGCTATTTTTAGATTCTATCTTGTCTTTTTCTTACTTCCCGGTGCGGGTTATTTCTGGGGTTGGAATTGCCTTAGGATTGATTGCCTTCTGCTACGCCTTGTTTTTGATCATTGCCAAGCTGAGCGGTGCGTATATGGTGGAGGGGTGGTCTTCTCTCATGGTAGTATTGCTGTTCGTGTCGGCTTTCCAGATGATTGCTTTGGGGGTGATAGGGGAATATGTGTGGCGTGGGCTGGATGCTACCAGAAAAAGGCCTTTGTATATTGTAGAAAAGGCCTTTTTATAA